In Kiritimatiellia bacterium, the sequence CCAGTTTCAAACGCCACCAGCCGGGTGGCCGGAATCGGGGACTCCAGCGTGCCGTCGGGAAGTTGCCACCGCACCGCGACGTGCGCCTGCCCGCCGCCCTCCTTGTGCAGAATCTCAAGGTAGACACGACGGCCGGCTTCCAGCGGCACGCGCGAGGACTTCTGGCTGGGGAACTGCTCCCACTGGCCCGGCGAGGTCCACCCCTCCACGCGGGCGATCACCGCGGCGCGGTCTGGCTCACCGGAGGGGCTCAGCCGAAGTTCCGCGTGGTCGTCGCTGGAGAGCCAAAACACGTAGTCGCCGGTCATCGGCGGCAGAAGGTAGGCGCGGATCCGTTCGCCGAACTGGTCGGCACCGTCGTCCGGCACATCGAGCGAGCTGAGCGCGCGGCGTTCGTCCGGCGGGCCGCGGAATCTGGGCGAGCGGACCAGATCCTCCACCCGGTCGCCACCGATATTGCTCCAACGCTCGAGATCCGCGCGGCCGGGCGAGCGCAGCTCCGAAAACGTCGCCGCCGGCAGGTCCGACAGCAGTCGATGGGCGTTCGCGATGCGGTCGGCGGCGGACCGTACCGCAGCGGCACGATCGGACCGGGCGGCGTCGAGCTCGTCCAGCGCGGCGCGCAGTTCATCGGCGGCCCGCAACAGTGTGCTTTCAGTGCCGGCGGCGTCCACCCAACCCAGCTGATGCGCGATCTGCAGCTTTCGGCCGGTCTCCATCTGTGCATCGGTGAGCGCCATGCTGGCGGACTGGTCCAGAACCACGCGCACCTGGAGCGGTTCACCGACCCGACGGCGATGACGCAGCACCGGACCGGCGGCCATCAGCGCGACCAACACGATCGCCAGCGCGCGAAGCGTGGCGGGGAGCGCCACACCACCCGCCGGTGGCCGTTCCCGGCGATATGTCGCCAGCGCGGCGGCAGCGCCGACCACCGCAACCGCAAGTGCGAGCGCGACCGACCCAGTAAAGTGCAGCGAGCTCACCGCGCGCGTCCCCCGAGCCGCCGCTGGACGATGAGCTCCAGCCCGAGCAGTCCGAGCACACCCCACCAGGCGGCGCGCCACAGCTCCCGGCCTTCCCGCCGCTCGCGCTCCAGACGCCGGAACGCCTCCGGCGACTCGACCACCGTTGCGGAGGCCTCGGCGGCGAGCGCAGCCAGCTCCTGCTCCGACACTGGCGCCAGCTCCGATTCCTCCGGCGGACGACGCACCACCCAGGCGATCGGTGCCGCGCCACCGGGCGGTCGCAGCCGGTAGATGCCGGGCCGGTCGGTCTCGCCGAACTCGACCACGCGGTGCAGTCCGCGCACCGTCACCGGCAGTTCCCGCACGGCGCCGTCCGGCAGTGTCAACACCGCGCGCTCGCCCGCCGCGGCGTTCTCATCCAGTCGTGCGGCAAGGCGCTCGCCGGGGTCGACGTTTCGCGGCGGATGCACCACCGAACCCAGGTAGATGATCAGCTCCTGCATCAGGGGCACAAAGGCGGGTTGGAACGGCAGGTTGCTCCAATCGGCGTCCACCGGTCCGCCGAGCAGGATCACCCGACCCTCGCCCACCCGTCGCTCAACCATCCACGGTTCCCCGGTCTCCAGGCGCAGCAGCACACCGTCCTCACGTTCGATCGGCACCTCGAGCCGGTAGCGCGCACGAATCCGGGCGCCGCTCAACGCGCCCTCCCGCAGTCCGGCGAGCGCCGGATGTGCGGGCCACCGCCCCGCGAACCCCACTGCACCGGCTTCGTCGTCCGGGCGGCCCAGGATCCCGCTCAGTCGGGCCGGCAGCAGCCCCGCCGCCTCGTCCAGCGCTGCCGCCGCCCACGAGGGGGACGCGCGGTCGCCGGGCGCCACCAGCACCCCCCCACCCTCCCGAACGAACGTCGCCAGCGCCTCGACCAACGCGGCAGACAACTGCCGGATGTTCGCCAGCACCACCACGCGTGTGTCCCTCAGATGGGCGGGCTCGGCGCGGGCCTCCGGCACGGTGGAGGCCTCAACCAAGTCCACCGCCCGACCGGCCCCGGTCTTCCACGGCTGCAACGCCAGTTCCAGAAACGCGGTCTCCGAGCGCAGCGGCACCGGATTGGGGTCGCCACTGACCAGCCGCACCGGCAGCCGGTCCGCGACGATCACCGACGCCGCCGCGACGTTGTCGGGCCGAAACGCGTCCGCCTCGGTTCCGATCTCGACTATGTGAGAGCCCGCACGATCGAACACGTGCGCGAACTGCACAAATTCAACCGCTCCCGGCTCCAGCCGGACCGTCGCGTTCTTCAACTCAACGCCGTTCACCCGGAAGTGCACGCGCGTGTGCGGCCGTGGACGCCCGCCGTACAGCCGAACGGCGGCGCGCACGCGCAGCGTCTGGCCCGCTCCCAGCATCCCGCGCGAGACTTCCACCGGCCCGACCGCGACGTTGTCGACCGGCGGCGTACGGATCGGCAGCAGCACCACACGGGGCGGTACCGGCTGCGCCGCCAGGCGCGTCCAGGCGCGACGTCGCTCCTCCGCGCGGTCCGTGGACCAGTTGGCGCGCTGGAAGTCGCTGATGATCACCAGCAGCCGGTCGGCATGGTGCATGCGCTGCTCCAACAGCGCGGCAGCGCGCTGCAACGCCGCCGCGGGCCGGGCGGCGCCCCAGCCCCCCTCCGCGTCCGCGACAGCCTGCCGCAGCTGCGCGAGGTCCACGGTCGGCTCCTCCGCCAGCGGCAGCGGCCCCGCCATGCCGATCACCGCCGCCTCGGAGCCGCGCGGCAGTTCCTCCAGCATCGCGCCGGCCGCCTCGCGGGCGGCGGCCAACGCGCTGCGGCCAGCTTCACCCACTTCCATCGAGGCGCTGTTGTCGAGCAGGATCACCGCGGAGGTCGGCGCCCGACGGATCCGCCCGCCCGCACCGGTGATCACGGGCCGGGCCATCGCCAGGGCCAGCAGCGCCGGAATCGCGGCGCGAATCGCCAGCAGCAACCACTGTTCGATCCGGATGCGGCGCCGGTTCGTGCGCAGCACATCCTCCAAAAACATCATCGCGCTCCAGCGCACAACGCGAAAACGGCGGCGGTTCAACAGGTGAATGATCACCGGGATCGCCGCGGCCGCCGCGCCGGCCAGCAAAGCGGGATTCAACCACGTCATGCCCGCCTCCGTCGCCGCGCCAGATGGCGCGCCAGCGACTCCGCCCAGGGCCGGTCGGTCGTCATCAACGTCCAGTCCACCCGATGACGATGGCATCCGCGGCGCAGGTCCCGCTGGAACTCATCCACCCGGCGCCGGTACGCCTCGCGCAGCACGGCGGGATCCAGCAGCCGCGCGTGGCCGGCGCGTTCGAGCGACTCGAACCGCGTCCACCCGCGGAAGGGAAACTCGATCTCGTCCGGATGCAGCACCTGAATCACCGAAACGTCGTGGTGGACAAACCGCAGGTGCGCCAGCGCCGCAAGCAGCTGCGGCAGCGGGCCGAGGCAGTCGGAAATGACGATCAGCAGCCCCCGCCGGTGCACACGCGCAGCGACGTCATGCAGCACACCGCCGAGGTCGGTTTCACCGCCGGCGACAGTGCGCTCGAGCGCGTCGGTGAGCACGCGCAGGTGGCCAGGGCGTGCGCGGGGCGGTATGTAGCGGCGCGGCGCGGTGTCGAACGTCAGCAGCCCCACTGCGTCCGACTGCTGAAGCAGCAACCAGGCCAGACCCGCCGCCAGCCGGGCGGCATACTCGAGCTTGCTCGGATCCCCGTAGGCCATCGAGCCGCTTGCGTCCAGCACGAGCGTCGCGCGCACGTTCGTCTCGTCCTCGAACTCGCGCACGTAGAACCGGTCCCGGCGGCCGTAGAGCTTCCAGTCGAGACGGCGGATCTCGTCGCCCGGCACGTACGCGCGGTGCTCGCGGAACTCGACGCTAAAGCCCTTGTGCGGAGAACGGTGCAGACCGCTGCAGAACCCCTCCACCACCGAACGGGCCAGCACCTGCAGTGTCGCGAGGCGCCGCAAGTCATCGGCGGACAACAGCGGTGGACGCACCGCCACGGACCGCACCCCGCCGTCAGACCGCCGGTTCCGGCTCGACCGCCGGCAGCTCGGCAAGCGCGCGCTCCACGATCTGCACCGGCGTGATTCCCTCCGCCTCTGCGTTGAACGTCGGAACGATCCGATGCCGCAACGCCGGCCGGGCAAGCGCGACCACGTCCGCAATCGTCGCGTGGTAGCGTCCCCGCAGAATCGCGCGGACCTTTGCGCCGAGAATCAGCACCTGCGCCGCCCGCGGTCCCGGTCCCCACTCGACCAGCTCGCGCAGAAACGGAAATGCGTCCGGTTCTTTCGGGCGACAGCGGCGGACGAGATCCAACACGTATTCGGTCACGTGGTCCGGCACCGGCACCGCTCGAACAATGCGCTGACAGGCGAGAATCTGATCGCCGGTGATCACCGGTCGCAGCTCCGCTTCGTACAGCCCCGTGGTGCGGGCGAGAATTTCCCGCTCCTGGTCCCGGCTCGGATAGTCCACGCCCACGTGGAACATGAATCGGTCGCGCTGCGCCTCGGGGAGCGGGTAGGTGCCCTCCTGCTCGATCGGATTCTGTGTCGCGAGCACAAAGAACGGCTCCTGCAACGGCCAGGTGCGGTTCCCGACGGTCACCGAATGTTCCTGCATCGCCTCCAGCAGCGCCGCCTGCGTTTTCGGCGGGGTACGGTTGATCTCGTCCGCGAGAATCATCTGCGCGAAAATCGGACCCGGCTGGAACACCAGCTGGCGGCGGCCGCCGGGTTCCTCCTGGATGATGTCGGTGCCGGTGATGTCGGCCGGCATCAGGTCCGGGGTGAACTGAATCCTCCGAAACGAGAGGTCCATCGTGCGCGCGAGGCTCCGGACCATCATCGTCTTCGCCAGGCCGGGCACGCCTTCGAGCAGACAATGGCCACGGGCGAGGATCGCGATCACGAGCTGCTCAATCACATCCTCTTGACCGACGATGAACCGCGCCAGCTCCGCGGTGATGCGGCGGTACGCGTCGCGAAGTTCCTCCGCACGGCGAAGATCCTCATGGCTCATCGTGGGTTCGGCGGTCATCGGTGTTCTCCTTGTCCGAAAAAGCGTGCGCGGCAGTATACGAGAGGGCTTTCGGCGATGTCCACCTCCGTCACCCAGGCGCGGCGGGCCGGCCCCGGCGCCGGGCCGCGATCCGCCTGCGCTCACGGGCAGCGTTCCGGCGCCCGCCGGAGCGCGGCAGCCCGACGGTGCCCACCAACCGCTTGACCCCTCCGAGAGCACCCTCCATTGTGCTGCCGTGAAGACACGGAGGCCGCTTCGTATGAAACCCGTTGCTTGGTTCCGCACGACGTCGGCGTCGGTGGCGCTGTTCTGTGGGGCCGCCGCCGCGGAATCGCTCGAGACGCTGCAGCAGGGGTTTCGCGACCCGCCAGCCAGCCATCACACGGTGCCGTTCTGGGTCTGGAACGACGAGCTGACACCCGCGGAGGCGACGTGGTGGCTGGAGGAGTTTGTGCGGCAGGGTATCCGCTCCGTGATGATCCATCCGCGGCCCGGCCTGCGCACGCCGTATCTGGGCGAGCGGTGGTTTGAGCTGTGGGCGCACTGCGTCCGCGAGGCCCAACGGTTGGGGATGGAGCTTTGGATTTACGATGAGAACTCCTACCCCTCCGGTTTCGGGGGTGGCCACGTGCCCGAGGCGATGCCGGATGCGAAAGCGGTGAATCTGGTTGCGCAGGAGTCGAAGCGGCCACCCGCATGGACGAACGCGATTGTGGCCGTCTGGCGGCTGGACGGCGAGCGGCCGGACGAGGTCAGCGCCCGGCTGAGCGCCACTGAGGCCCTGCCGGAGGGTCGCTACCTCACGGTGCTGACCAAGACGGAGGGCCGCGCCGCAGACTGGTACGGCGGCTGGTGGTACGTGGACCTTTTGCGGCCGGGCGTCACGGAAAAATTCCTGGAGGTGACGCTCGAGCCCTATCGGGAGCGGTTCGCGGACCGGTTCGGACGGCTGATCCGCGGCACCTTCACCGACGAACCGCACATCTCCGGCACCGGCGGCCTGCCGTGGACCGCCGATTTTGCGGAGCAGTTCCGCAAGCGCCGCGGCTATGAGCTGCAACCGCTCCTGGCCGCGCTGTGGGTCGAGCTGGGCGACTGGCGGCGCGTACGGCACGACTTCGCGCGCACCGCGCATGAGCTGTTCGTCGAGCGATGGGCGATCCCCTATCACGAGTACTGCCGCCGGCACGGATTGGAACTGACCGGTCACTACTGGGAGCACCAGTGGCCGCTGGCTCGCCAGGTGCCGGACAACATGGCGATGTACCTCTGGATGCAGCGTCCCGGTATCGACATTCTGTTCAACCAGTACGCGGAGGGACCCGCGGCGCAGTTCGGCAACGTGCGGAGCGTCCGCGAACTTCAGAGCGTCGCGCTGCAGGCGGGGCGGCCGCGCACGCTCTGTGAGGCGTACGGCGGCAGCGGCTGGGACGTGCGGTTCGAGGATCTGAAGCGAATCGGCGATTGGCTGCTGGCGCTGGGCGTGAACACGATCAATCAACACCTATCGCACGTGAGCATCCGGGGTGCTCGCAAACGCGACTACCCGGTCTCGTTCTCCTACCACGCGCCGTGGTGGGACTTCTACGGTGCACAGGCGCGCTACTTCGCTCGGCTACAGTGGGTGCTCACGCAGGGCGAGGTGCCACCCGCCGCCGCGCTCGTGATCGAGCCGACGACGACCTGCTGGATGTACCAGGAGGGGCCGAAGGCCTCCGCGCGCGCCGTCGAGATCGCGGAGGCGTTTCATCGGCTGCTCGGGTGGCTGGAGGCCGCGCAGATCGAGTATGAGCTCGGCAGCGAAGATGTGATCGGGCGAATCGGCACCGCCGTCGGCGGCCGGCTCCGCGTCGGACGGCGCCAGTATTCCACCGTGGTGCTGCCGCCGGGCACCGAAAATCTCTCCGCATCGACGGTACGCATGCTCGCCGCGCTGTTGCGCGACGGCGGCACCGTGTTTGCCTGCGGCCCGCCGCCCGATCGCGTGGACGGCCAGACCGCGGAGGAGCCGGCGCGGCTCGCGCGCGAAGCCGGCTGGCGCCGCATCGAGCCCGAGGCACTCGCCGGGGCGCTCGCGCCGAACCACGCGCCCGGCGCGCGAGTGGTCCGTGCGGACACCGCCGGCAAGCTGTTCCATCACCGGCGCCGCATCGGCGATGACGAGATGCTGCTGCTGGTCAATACCAGTTCCAACGAGTGGAGCCGTGGCCACGTGCTCACACCTGCACGTTCCGCAGAGGATTGGGACGCGTTCACGGGGCGCATCTTCCCCGCTCCCGCAGAGGTTGTGCCGAGCGGCCTTCGCGTGCCGTTCGCGCTGCCCCCTGCGGGCAGCCGCCTGCTGCGGCTCTCCGCCAGCTCCGGCCCCGTCCCGCCGCCGGCGCCGCCAGCCTCCGGGCGCCGCATCGAACTGGCAGGACCGATTCGCGTGCGGCGGCTCGACCCAGCCACGCTGCCGCTGGACTTCGTCGAGGTCGACTGTGCCGGACGACGCACCAACCTGCACGTGGTGGCCGCGGCGGACTGGATCTTCCAGCAGCACGGCCTCGCGAAAAACCCTTGGCGGCATGCGGTGCAGTACCGGGATCGCCTGATCACGGTCTCGTTCCCGCCAGACAGCGGTTTTGCGGCCACGTACCGCTTCGTGATCGACGGTGCGCCACCGCCAGATCTCGAGGCCGTGGTCGAACGGCCGGACCTGTACTCGATCGAATGCAACGGCCAGCCGGTTCAGCCGGCGCCCGGCGCGTGGTGGCTGGATCGCGCCTTCGGTCGCGTGCCGATTGCCACGATCGCCCGTTCCGGCACGAACACGCTGGTGCTGCGGGCGCGTCCGATGACCATGCTGCATGAGCTCGACCAAGTGGTGTTGCTCGGAGACTTCTTGCCGCGTCCCGCGGAGAAGGGATTCGCGATCGTACCGGCGCAGCCACTTCATCTCGGATCGTGGTCCGCCCAAGGGTTGCCGACCTACGCAGGCCGCGTTGAATACAGCGCCGACGTCGAGATGACCGCTGGCGAGCCACTGCGGGTACGGCTGCCCTCGTGGTGGGGCACGGTCGCCGAGGTGCGGGTCGCCGACCGGTCTGCCGGCTTGATCGCCGCGCCGCCGTATGAGCTGGAGTTGCCCGCCGACCTTCCGGCCGGCCGGCACACAATCGCGGTGACCGTTGTCGGCACGCTGAAAAACCTGCTCGGTCCGTTCCACGCGGGGCCGGTGCGCGGGCTGGCCTCCCCGTTCAACATGGCACAGGCGCCCCGGGGAGATCCGCCGCCTGGCGCCGCGTACGACGTGATCCCCTGCGGACTGTTCGAACCCTTCGTCGTCGAGACCCTCCGCTGAGCCGCGCGCTCCGTTCGGCTTTGCGAGACGACGAGTCGGGGTCGGGCCGCGTTGCAGAAAACTTGATCTTCGTCAAGGCGGGGGCGCCGCGCCACGGCTACGGTATCTTCGCCGCCAGAACGTGGCGGGTCAGGAGCCTGTCCATGCCGCGACGAAAGGTGATTGAGATCAACGAGGAGCTGTGCAACGGCTGCGGCGAGTGCGTCACCGCGTGCGCGGAGGGCGCGCTGCAGATCGT encodes:
- a CDS encoding BatA domain-containing protein encodes the protein MTWLNPALLAGAAAAAIPVIIHLLNRRRFRVVRWSAMMFLEDVLRTNRRRIRIEQWLLLAIRAAIPALLALAMARPVITGAGGRIRRAPTSAVILLDNSASMEVGEAGRSALAAAREAAGAMLEELPRGSEAAVIGMAGPLPLAEEPTVDLAQLRQAVADAEGGWGAARPAAALQRAAALLEQRMHHADRLLVIISDFQRANWSTDRAEERRRAWTRLAAQPVPPRVVLLPIRTPPVDNVAVGPVEVSRGMLGAGQTLRVRAAVRLYGGRPRPHTRVHFRVNGVELKNATVRLEPGAVEFVQFAHVFDRAGSHIVEIGTEADAFRPDNVAAASVIVADRLPVRLVSGDPNPVPLRSETAFLELALQPWKTGAGRAVDLVEASTVPEARAEPAHLRDTRVVVLANIRQLSAALVEALATFVREGGGVLVAPGDRASPSWAAAALDEAAGLLPARLSGILGRPDDEAGAVGFAGRWPAHPALAGLREGALSGARIRARYRLEVPIEREDGVLLRLETGEPWMVERRVGEGRVILLGGPVDADWSNLPFQPAFVPLMQELIIYLGSVVHPPRNVDPGERLAARLDENAAAGERAVLTLPDGAVRELPVTVRGLHRVVEFGETDRPGIYRLRPPGGAAPIAWVVRRPPEESELAPVSEQELAALAAEASATVVESPEAFRRLERERREGRELWRAAWWGVLGLLGLELIVQRRLGGRAR
- a CDS encoding DUF58 domain-containing protein is translated as MAVRPPLLSADDLRRLATLQVLARSVVEGFCSGLHRSPHKGFSVEFREHRAYVPGDEIRRLDWKLYGRRDRFYVREFEDETNVRATLVLDASGSMAYGDPSKLEYAARLAAGLAWLLLQQSDAVGLLTFDTAPRRYIPPRARPGHLRVLTDALERTVAGGETDLGGVLHDVAARVHRRGLLIVISDCLGPLPQLLAALAHLRFVHHDVSVIQVLHPDEIEFPFRGWTRFESLERAGHARLLDPAVLREAYRRRVDEFQRDLRRGCHRHRVDWTLMTTDRPWAESLARHLARRRRRA
- a CDS encoding MoxR family ATPase, which produces MTAEPTMSHEDLRRAEELRDAYRRITAELARFIVGQEDVIEQLVIAILARGHCLLEGVPGLAKTMMVRSLARTMDLSFRRIQFTPDLMPADITGTDIIQEEPGGRRQLVFQPGPIFAQMILADEINRTPPKTQAALLEAMQEHSVTVGNRTWPLQEPFFVLATQNPIEQEGTYPLPEAQRDRFMFHVGVDYPSRDQEREILARTTGLYEAELRPVITGDQILACQRIVRAVPVPDHVTEYVLDLVRRCRPKEPDAFPFLRELVEWGPGPRAAQVLILGAKVRAILRGRYHATIADVVALARPALRHRIVPTFNAEAEGITPVQIVERALAELPAVEPEPAV
- a CDS encoding glycosyl hydrolase, giving the protein MKPVAWFRTTSASVALFCGAAAAESLETLQQGFRDPPASHHTVPFWVWNDELTPAEATWWLEEFVRQGIRSVMIHPRPGLRTPYLGERWFELWAHCVREAQRLGMELWIYDENSYPSGFGGGHVPEAMPDAKAVNLVAQESKRPPAWTNAIVAVWRLDGERPDEVSARLSATEALPEGRYLTVLTKTEGRAADWYGGWWYVDLLRPGVTEKFLEVTLEPYRERFADRFGRLIRGTFTDEPHISGTGGLPWTADFAEQFRKRRGYELQPLLAALWVELGDWRRVRHDFARTAHELFVERWAIPYHEYCRRHGLELTGHYWEHQWPLARQVPDNMAMYLWMQRPGIDILFNQYAEGPAAQFGNVRSVRELQSVALQAGRPRTLCEAYGGSGWDVRFEDLKRIGDWLLALGVNTINQHLSHVSIRGARKRDYPVSFSYHAPWWDFYGAQARYFARLQWVLTQGEVPPAAALVIEPTTTCWMYQEGPKASARAVEIAEAFHRLLGWLEAAQIEYELGSEDVIGRIGTAVGGRLRVGRRQYSTVVLPPGTENLSASTVRMLAALLRDGGTVFACGPPPDRVDGQTAEEPARLAREAGWRRIEPEALAGALAPNHAPGARVVRADTAGKLFHHRRRIGDDEMLLLVNTSSNEWSRGHVLTPARSAEDWDAFTGRIFPAPAEVVPSGLRVPFALPPAGSRLLRLSASSGPVPPPAPPASGRRIELAGPIRVRRLDPATLPLDFVEVDCAGRRTNLHVVAAADWIFQQHGLAKNPWRHAVQYRDRLITVSFPPDSGFAATYRFVIDGAPPPDLEAVVERPDLYSIECNGQPVQPAPGAWWLDRAFGRVPIATIARSGTNTLVLRARPMTMLHELDQVVLLGDFLPRPAEKGFAIVPAQPLHLGSWSAQGLPTYAGRVEYSADVEMTAGEPLRVRLPSWWGTVAEVRVADRSAGLIAAPPYELELPADLPAGRHTIAVTVVGTLKNLLGPFHAGPVRGLASPFNMAQAPRGDPPPGAAYDVIPCGLFEPFVVETLR